One region of gamma proteobacterium HIMB55 genomic DNA includes:
- a CDS encoding outer membrane receptor protein (PFAM: TonB-dependent Receptor Plug Domain; TonB dependent receptor), protein MSKVFGTKPNTKLVLPLAVSAALISTGPVVAQTLEEVIVVATKREQGVMDVPLAITALSGDFIEDTNLNDVKDLISYTPGVSGNSQDSYIDAVSIRGVRTQDFGVGGDPSSAFFKNDLYEGRNGSAVTSLFDVERAEILRGPQGFLFGRNSIGGAFSVHTRKAEIGSNDAFIDFDFGQREHAVFEGAVNIPINDSFAMRLAGYSSHEEGFAKNVFSGRDEIDHSKKAIRWSTRYESDALSIDTVVDWEDRKQSGSMYRAIDKGDIWDALDGYIVDDTTINGNNQQIDSDLEGGDADIGDLLTIGVFIDYDLGFATLTSNTGYKDHDYYYSEDYDGTSLNINNFQFEQSGQYFQQELRLTSNDDGPLSWYTGVSYYDEDLDAEFTAIGSEDLMCQYYLNYYAEYYGYEFYSGCSDYYTDFYPSADGNLVETGMLKGKYSGWAAYLNLDYQVTDELVASVGVRYTKDDKDFGILVPEPESYLGPYFTYGFATAEYIEDSKSWSDTTARFAVTWTPNDGAMFFANYTQGFKSGGFGSFWIEDANGNPPAYETGITQGDGYLPGSFRPEQMDSYEIGFKTSYLDGAGNFDLTAFMYDYTDAQVISYVDVDFEDDGVVDAFSGRVLNVGQTDGMGVEASTTVAVNEYTTLYLSLGYLNTEATGLEEICSLDGPGGEGTGCEGSRVFWAPKLTGAGKVDVDVPVNGGTIASSFEVSYESERGGSWEGYREGMIGSYAVANLRVGYESDNNWYVQAYAENLFNEFTWDGYNANGGILPSHFFGPMRPRTIGIRTGISWD, encoded by the coding sequence ATGTCAAAAGTTTTTGGCACAAAACCCAATACAAAGCTCGTACTGCCCCTAGCGGTATCGGCAGCGCTTATCAGCACAGGACCCGTAGTCGCACAAACACTTGAAGAAGTGATTGTTGTGGCCACCAAACGTGAGCAGGGGGTTATGGATGTACCTCTGGCAATCACCGCGCTATCAGGTGACTTCATCGAGGATACTAACCTTAACGATGTGAAGGATCTTATTTCCTACACGCCAGGTGTTAGCGGCAACTCTCAAGATTCCTACATCGACGCGGTGAGCATTCGCGGTGTTCGCACACAGGACTTCGGTGTTGGTGGCGATCCATCTTCAGCATTTTTCAAAAACGACCTCTACGAGGGACGAAACGGTTCAGCGGTAACAAGTCTGTTCGACGTTGAGCGTGCCGAGATTTTGCGTGGTCCTCAAGGCTTCCTGTTCGGCCGTAACTCGATCGGCGGTGCTTTCAGTGTGCACACGCGCAAAGCAGAAATCGGCTCTAACGATGCCTTTATTGATTTCGACTTCGGACAACGCGAGCACGCGGTTTTCGAAGGTGCGGTGAACATCCCGATTAACGATAGTTTTGCGATGCGTTTGGCAGGCTATAGCTCGCACGAGGAAGGCTTCGCCAAAAACGTATTTTCGGGCCGAGATGAAATCGACCACAGCAAGAAAGCGATTCGATGGTCGACGCGATATGAATCAGACGCACTATCCATCGACACTGTGGTCGACTGGGAAGACCGAAAGCAATCCGGTTCAATGTACCGCGCCATCGATAAAGGCGACATTTGGGATGCCCTGGATGGCTACATTGTTGATGACACAACCATCAACGGGAACAACCAACAAATCGACTCTGACCTCGAAGGCGGTGACGCTGATATTGGCGATTTGCTGACGATCGGTGTCTTCATTGACTACGATTTAGGCTTTGCAACACTGACTTCAAACACCGGTTATAAAGACCACGACTACTACTATTCGGAAGATTATGACGGCACGTCGCTGAATATTAATAATTTCCAATTCGAGCAATCCGGCCAGTACTTCCAGCAAGAACTGCGCCTCACTAGTAATGATGACGGTCCGTTGAGCTGGTACACCGGTGTCTCCTACTACGACGAAGACCTCGATGCTGAGTTCACCGCTATTGGCTCTGAAGATCTCATGTGCCAGTACTACCTGAACTATTACGCCGAGTACTACGGCTATGAGTTCTACAGCGGTTGTTCTGACTACTACACCGACTTCTACCCAAGTGCAGACGGCAACCTTGTGGAAACGGGTATGCTCAAAGGCAAGTACTCAGGCTGGGCCGCTTATCTGAATCTTGACTATCAAGTGACAGATGAGCTCGTCGCCTCGGTAGGTGTTCGTTACACCAAGGACGACAAAGACTTTGGCATCTTAGTGCCCGAGCCTGAGAGCTACTTGGGTCCCTACTTCACCTACGGCTTTGCAACTGCCGAGTACATCGAAGACTCTAAGTCTTGGAGCGATACAACGGCGCGCTTTGCTGTGACGTGGACGCCAAATGATGGCGCCATGTTCTTCGCTAATTACACACAAGGCTTCAAGTCAGGTGGCTTTGGTAGTTTCTGGATCGAAGACGCTAACGGAAACCCACCTGCCTATGAGACGGGTATCACGCAGGGAGACGGCTATTTACCCGGCTCCTTCCGTCCGGAGCAAATGGACTCCTACGAGATCGGCTTCAAGACGAGCTATCTCGACGGTGCGGGTAACTTCGACCTCACCGCGTTTATGTATGACTACACTGACGCGCAGGTCATTAGCTACGTAGACGTCGATTTCGAAGACGACGGAGTCGTCGACGCGTTCTCTGGGCGAGTGCTTAACGTTGGTCAGACCGACGGTATGGGCGTTGAAGCTTCAACCACTGTCGCAGTGAACGAATACACGACTCTTTACCTATCACTGGGCTACCTCAATACCGAGGCAACAGGCCTTGAAGAGATTTGCAGTCTCGATGGGCCCGGTGGCGAAGGCACTGGTTGTGAAGGAAGCCGCGTCTTCTGGGCTCCAAAGCTAACGGGTGCGGGCAAGGTAGACGTCGACGTTCCGGTAAACGGTGGCACCATCGCATCGAGCTTCGAAGTGTCTTACGAAAGCGAGCGTGGTGGCAGCTGGGAAGGCTATCGTGAGGGCATGATTGGCTCATACGCAGTCGCAAACCTGCGTGTTGGCTATGAGTCTGACAATAACTGGTACGTGCAGGCCTACGCCGAGAACTTGTTCAACGAGTTTACGTGGGACGGCTACAACGCCAACGGCGGTATTCTGCCTTCGCACTTCTTTGGACCAATGCGCCCAAGAACGATCGGCATCCGCACTGGTATTAGCTGGGACTAA
- a CDS encoding Protein of unknown function (DUF2878) (PFAM: Protein of unknown function (DUF2878)), which translates to MNIVEKSWFNAVWFQTTWFSCVLGRDDWLLLTFALMAFHYWAVTDLRLELRRVLPCLALGLGVDVALTLLGVFNFGDQMFPIWMVCLWCVFPTALPRAMAFLGESWWRPVVLGAVAPLNYLAGQKFGAVTLPLGEVNTMILLVPLWMIMLPLMVRFSQYQKHAV; encoded by the coding sequence ATGAATATCGTAGAAAAATCCTGGTTTAACGCCGTTTGGTTCCAAACGACGTGGTTTAGTTGTGTGCTAGGCCGCGATGATTGGCTTTTATTGACCTTTGCCCTCATGGCCTTCCACTATTGGGCGGTCACTGATTTGCGGCTTGAGTTACGCCGCGTCCTACCATGCCTGGCTCTGGGTTTGGGTGTCGATGTTGCACTGACTTTGTTGGGTGTCTTCAATTTCGGGGATCAAATGTTTCCAATTTGGATGGTGTGCTTGTGGTGTGTTTTCCCCACGGCGCTGCCCCGTGCAATGGCATTTCTGGGAGAGAGCTGGTGGCGTCCCGTCGTCCTAGGTGCCGTCGCGCCACTGAACTATCTGGCAGGCCAGAAGTTTGGTGCGGTGACGCTTCCTCTTGGCGAGGTGAATACTATGATTCTCCTTGTGCCGCTTTGGATGATCATGCTGCCTTTGATGGTTCGCTTTAGTCAGTATCAAAAGCATGCGGTATGA
- a CDS encoding adenosylmethionine-8-amino-7-oxononanoate aminotransferase (PFAM: Aminotransferase class-III~TIGRFAM: adenosylmethionine-8-amino-7-oxononanoate transaminase) has translation MNATLETNQLRQLDQQHHLHPFTDFRDYAENGGRIVSRAEHIYIYDSDGNKIQDAMSGLWCCSLGYSQDGIKQAVADQLMELPFYNNFFKCSNQPAVELASRLTSMAPAHFNKVFFTNSGSEANDTQIKFVHRYYQLLGKPEKRLIISRKNAYHGSTIAAGSLGGMSAMHEQTQGLDYIRHIEQPHWFELGGDMSSDEFGLWAANELAKKIDELGEDKVAAFIAEPIQGAGGVIIPPDTYWPAVQKILDERDILFISDEVICGFGRTGNLFGFQTYGTKPDLITFAKAVTNGYMPLGGCLVSDKVADVLLGHGGEFAHGLTYSGHPASCAAGLATMDVLENTNILEQSKSVLAPHFSNALQGLADHPIVGQVRSKGLVAAVELVRDKGSRERLAPESGAAVYCRDRAIESGLMVRQTGDAMIMSPPFVTSTEEADALVSSLASALDKTAQFYGVS, from the coding sequence GTGAATGCCACCTTAGAAACGAATCAGTTGCGACAACTTGATCAGCAACATCACCTACATCCGTTCACAGACTTTCGTGATTACGCTGAAAACGGTGGTCGGATCGTTAGTCGGGCAGAACATATTTACATTTACGACTCCGACGGCAACAAAATTCAGGACGCCATGTCGGGGCTTTGGTGTTGCAGTCTCGGTTACAGCCAAGATGGGATCAAGCAGGCGGTTGCAGACCAGTTGATGGAGCTGCCGTTCTACAATAATTTTTTCAAATGCTCGAATCAGCCAGCGGTGGAGTTAGCTTCGCGACTCACAAGTATGGCCCCTGCGCATTTCAACAAAGTTTTCTTTACTAACTCGGGATCTGAGGCGAACGATACACAGATCAAGTTTGTGCATCGGTATTACCAGCTTCTCGGCAAGCCAGAGAAGCGTCTGATCATCAGCCGCAAGAACGCTTATCACGGGAGCACAATTGCTGCCGGCTCGCTAGGTGGTATGAGTGCAATGCACGAGCAAACCCAGGGTTTGGACTACATCAGGCATATTGAGCAGCCCCACTGGTTCGAGCTGGGTGGTGATATGAGTTCAGACGAGTTCGGTTTGTGGGCAGCCAACGAGCTTGCCAAGAAAATCGATGAACTCGGAGAGGACAAGGTAGCGGCATTCATTGCTGAGCCTATTCAGGGTGCTGGCGGCGTCATTATCCCACCCGATACCTATTGGCCTGCTGTTCAGAAAATTCTCGACGAGCGAGACATCCTTTTCATTTCTGATGAGGTCATTTGCGGCTTTGGACGGACCGGTAACTTATTTGGTTTCCAAACTTACGGTACGAAGCCCGACTTGATTACGTTTGCGAAAGCAGTCACCAATGGCTACATGCCATTGGGTGGTTGCTTGGTGAGTGACAAAGTGGCCGACGTGCTACTCGGCCACGGTGGCGAGTTCGCCCATGGTCTGACGTATTCTGGGCACCCTGCATCTTGTGCTGCGGGCTTAGCTACCATGGATGTTCTGGAGAACACCAATATTTTGGAGCAATCAAAGTCAGTGTTGGCACCGCACTTTTCCAATGCGCTTCAAGGTCTTGCTGACCACCCTATTGTCGGTCAGGTTCGCTCCAAGGGTCTTGTGGCTGCGGTTGAGCTCGTGCGTGACAAAGGTTCGAGAGAGCGCCTTGCTCCCGAGTCGGGGGCGGCTGTTTATTGTCGTGATCGGGCGATCGAAAGCGGTTTAATGGTGCGCCAGACTGGCGACGCTATGATCATGTCGCCGCCTTTCGTTACTTCTACCGAAGAAGCAGATGCGCTGGTGTCCAGTTTGGCTTCTGCCCTCGATAAAACCGCACAATTTTACGGTGTCAGTTAA
- a CDS encoding Zn-dependent hydrolase, glyoxylase (PFAM: Metallo-beta-lactamase superfamily): MMVNEEYRGLVYPWGRKSPMGYGEPLEVAPGVWWVRFEMPGGLDHINIWLLEEEGGWTVVDTCMKLDSAKAQWEQLFDGFMQGKPILRVICTHLHPDHIGLAGWLCERFDCEVWMTRSEYLNGSLLLSYTSEEIPKTALTFYKRAGFSDELMSSYQQRFGTFGKMSEPLPHSYRRIVDLETINIGDHYWQVVIGQGHSPEHACLYCPGLKLIIAGDQILPRITPNVSVFPTEPEGNPLEYWLSSNTRLLDILPEDLLVLPAHQSPFKGARTRLNQIIDSHRQSLARLYNHLSEPKTVPECFTPLFNRVLKEHEVHLATGETVAHLNYLVQRGNVNREINSDGLYTYRADPNSQFIHADDVAA; encoded by the coding sequence ATGATGGTCAATGAAGAGTACCGAGGTCTGGTTTATCCCTGGGGCCGAAAAAGCCCAATGGGCTATGGCGAGCCACTCGAAGTAGCGCCTGGCGTTTGGTGGGTCCGATTCGAAATGCCCGGTGGGCTCGACCACATCAACATCTGGCTGCTCGAGGAAGAGGGCGGTTGGACTGTTGTCGATACCTGCATGAAGCTCGATAGCGCTAAGGCGCAGTGGGAGCAGTTATTTGATGGCTTTATGCAAGGCAAACCTATTTTGCGTGTTATTTGCACTCACCTTCATCCAGATCATATCGGCCTCGCTGGCTGGCTTTGCGAACGCTTTGATTGCGAAGTGTGGATGACACGGAGCGAGTACCTGAACGGAAGCTTACTCCTGAGTTACACCTCGGAAGAGATCCCGAAAACTGCCCTCACTTTTTACAAACGTGCTGGATTTAGTGACGAGCTGATGTCGAGCTATCAGCAGCGCTTCGGTACATTTGGCAAGATGTCTGAGCCCTTGCCGCACAGCTATCGCCGCATTGTTGACCTCGAAACCATCAATATCGGTGATCACTACTGGCAAGTGGTTATTGGCCAAGGACACTCGCCAGAGCACGCCTGCTTATATTGCCCAGGGCTAAAACTTATTATCGCGGGCGATCAGATTCTTCCCAGAATTACGCCCAACGTTTCAGTCTTCCCCACAGAGCCAGAGGGAAACCCTCTCGAGTATTGGTTGTCCTCAAATACGCGACTGCTCGACATCCTGCCTGAGGACTTGTTGGTACTGCCGGCGCACCAGTCGCCGTTCAAGGGCGCCCGAACGCGGCTTAATCAAATCATCGACAGCCACCGGCAGTCGTTGGCCCGGCTGTACAATCATTTAAGCGAACCCAAGACGGTGCCCGAGTGCTTTACACCTTTGTTTAACCGGGTGCTAAAGGAGCATGAGGTGCATTTGGCTACTGGCGAAACAGTTGCTCACCTCAACTATCTTGTTCAGCGAGGTAACGTTAATCGCGAGATCAACTCAGATGGGTTGTATACTTACCGCGCTGATCCGAACTCGCAATTTATCCACGCAGATGACGTCGCTGCTTAA
- a CDS encoding esterase/lipase (PFAM: alpha/beta hydrolase fold) yields MTSLLNTLIAKFARSFYLRRHNKAWEGLPQIKLPVSNLCVELDGRQVSLRMYHGKADKPMVIYAHGGGWVVGNLDTHDRFCRALTLESGCSLISIDYRLAPEYQFPAAHDDCLEASRWVIDNLDNLAPNNGMFILAGDSAGGNIAIASTLALQHQYGMAGCLAIYPATQHYISDLPSYTEHAKSGLVPARNMRWCCDAYLGNLAPADPVLERVFPGRRTSLNDFPRTLIITAERDPIRDDGARFAVKLHRAGCKVMYKHLETASHGFVCSEGDSGDFQRAVSLASQWLATPLILKSPQED; encoded by the coding sequence ATGACGTCGCTGCTTAATACATTAATCGCAAAATTTGCACGATCCTTTTACCTGCGCCGTCACAACAAGGCGTGGGAGGGTTTGCCACAAATAAAACTGCCGGTTAGTAATCTCTGCGTCGAGCTGGACGGCCGCCAAGTAAGTCTGCGCATGTATCACGGCAAAGCCGACAAACCCATGGTGATCTATGCCCATGGCGGAGGTTGGGTGGTGGGCAACTTAGATACGCACGACCGATTTTGCCGTGCGCTTACTCTCGAAAGTGGCTGCAGCTTAATCTCGATCGATTACCGCCTCGCACCCGAATATCAATTCCCCGCTGCACATGACGATTGTTTGGAGGCAAGCCGGTGGGTGATCGATAACCTAGACAACCTAGCACCCAACAACGGGATGTTTATTCTCGCGGGCGACAGCGCAGGCGGCAATATCGCGATTGCATCAACGCTCGCGTTACAACACCAATACGGGATGGCAGGCTGCCTTGCCATATACCCAGCCACACAGCACTACATCAGCGACCTGCCGTCTTACACCGAGCACGCAAAGTCTGGGCTGGTACCGGCGCGGAATATGCGTTGGTGCTGCGATGCCTACCTTGGCAATCTTGCCCCTGCAGACCCAGTGCTGGAGCGCGTTTTTCCCGGGCGCAGAACATCGCTGAATGACTTCCCAAGAACTTTAATAATCACCGCGGAGCGAGACCCGATCCGTGACGACGGCGCGCGCTTTGCTGTGAAGCTCCATCGCGCAGGTTGCAAAGTGATGTACAAACACCTCGAGACAGCTAGCCACGGCTTCGTCTGCTCAGAAGGAGACTCGGGTGACTTCCAAAGGGCGGTAAGCCTTGCCAGCCAATGGCTGGCAACACCACTTATTCTGAAATCGCCTCAAGAAGATTGA
- a CDS encoding alcohol dehydrogenase, class IV (PFAM: Iron-containing alcohol dehydrogenase) has translation MAKPMFLRKIKNRLIYVMAKLVAGEPSGQYMAFVGKASCARLCERIIELGHTSVLVVTDKALRDLGLADEAVAGLNREGVTLSWYDQVDPDPTYGHVEAGARILRESGATAIIAVGGGSSIDCAKVIALTKHNTGDDMTTWAGFGKAPEEAAPLFVIPTTSGTGSEATMGAVITNQSTHKKEIISGSSIHPAAVALDACLMVGLPKPITAATGIDALTHGIEAYISTWERGNRTEMGRISVQGVFRWLRQACEDPGNMDAREGMALAAYNAGVAINQVNVGNVHAIAHQLGANFGIPHGHANAIVLPHVLTLYGETAVERLAELAVATGVSDSGHPETRARAFIAEVEKLISDVGIAPTDARIKREKFDIIAEAAMDEGDGYFCPRQLEKSEILNLLEAISE, from the coding sequence ATGGCTAAACCAATGTTTCTCAGAAAAATAAAAAACCGCCTGATCTATGTGATGGCGAAGCTCGTTGCGGGTGAGCCATCAGGGCAGTACATGGCTTTTGTCGGTAAGGCCAGTTGCGCGCGGTTGTGCGAACGGATTATCGAGTTGGGCCATACCTCTGTATTGGTGGTGACTGACAAGGCTTTGCGTGATTTAGGGCTGGCTGATGAGGCCGTCGCTGGCCTTAACCGCGAGGGTGTCACCCTCAGCTGGTATGACCAAGTGGATCCTGACCCCACCTACGGTCACGTGGAAGCGGGCGCGCGTATCCTGCGCGAATCGGGCGCCACCGCAATTATTGCTGTGGGCGGTGGTTCGTCCATTGACTGTGCAAAGGTCATTGCTTTAACCAAGCACAATACTGGGGATGACATGACGACCTGGGCTGGCTTTGGTAAAGCGCCTGAAGAAGCTGCCCCCTTATTTGTTATCCCAACCACTTCGGGTACAGGCAGTGAAGCAACAATGGGTGCTGTCATCACCAACCAGTCGACACACAAAAAAGAAATCATCTCGGGGTCATCGATCCACCCTGCAGCTGTCGCGCTTGATGCCTGCCTGATGGTTGGATTGCCAAAGCCTATTACGGCCGCAACGGGTATCGATGCGCTGACCCACGGCATCGAGGCCTACATCTCCACATGGGAGCGGGGCAATCGAACCGAGATGGGACGTATTTCAGTACAGGGTGTTTTCCGCTGGCTTCGTCAGGCCTGTGAAGATCCTGGAAATATGGACGCCCGAGAGGGTATGGCACTTGCCGCCTACAACGCAGGTGTTGCTATTAATCAGGTCAACGTCGGCAATGTTCACGCAATTGCGCACCAGTTGGGGGCAAATTTTGGTATCCCACATGGGCACGCAAATGCGATTGTTCTACCGCACGTGCTGACGCTTTACGGAGAGACAGCGGTTGAACGCTTGGCAGAGCTTGCTGTGGCGACAGGTGTGTCGGACTCCGGCCACCCAGAAACACGTGCTCGCGCCTTTATTGCGGAGGTAGAGAAGTTGATCTCCGACGTGGGTATTGCGCCAACCGACGCGCGAATAAAGCGCGAGAAGTTCGACATCATTGCTGAAGCTGCCATGGATGAGGGTGATGGCTACTTCTGTCCAAGACAGCTTGAGAAGTCTGAAATCCTCAATCTTCTTGAGGCGATTTCAGAATAA
- a CDS encoding putative NAD(P)H quinone oxidoreductase, PIG3 family (PFAM: Alcohol dehydrogenase GroES-like domain; Zinc-binding dehydrogenase~TIGRFAM: putative NAD(P)H quinone oxidoreductase, PIG3 family), protein MTYHFIHIEDPETLSIQEGEDLTCGADEVVIDVAYAGINRADVLQRMGFYPPPPDASPVMGLEVSGSVRVAGKDSGFSVGERVCALVHGGGYATQAIAKAACTMRIPESVDDLTAACLPEAFLTVWYNVIVRASLKAGETLLVHGGVSGIGNIAVQLAKAMNCRVIATAGTSAKCETLKNLGADVCLNYSESTLTEQCQAQGVMGEVDVVLDMVGGDFEQFNLECLAVDGRIACIGLMRGGQSTIDLTQLLMKRATLTGSTLRRLTPSEKARCFEEVNAHMMPLVATGAMSPLVDRSFDLAQALEAQTYMASGSHAGKLLLKCG, encoded by the coding sequence ATGACATATCACTTTATACATATTGAAGACCCCGAGACGTTAAGCATCCAGGAAGGTGAAGACCTGACTTGCGGTGCAGACGAAGTTGTTATTGATGTCGCCTATGCAGGCATCAACCGCGCAGATGTATTGCAGCGCATGGGTTTCTACCCGCCACCCCCTGACGCCAGTCCTGTCATGGGGCTAGAGGTTTCCGGCTCTGTAAGAGTTGCGGGTAAAGACAGTGGCTTCTCCGTGGGTGAGCGCGTGTGTGCGCTCGTGCACGGCGGCGGCTATGCAACACAAGCCATCGCAAAAGCAGCCTGCACCATGCGTATCCCTGAGAGCGTGGATGACTTAACCGCGGCTTGTCTGCCTGAGGCCTTCCTCACCGTCTGGTACAACGTGATCGTTCGCGCTTCGTTGAAAGCCGGAGAAACATTGCTGGTCCACGGAGGTGTCAGTGGCATCGGAAACATCGCCGTACAGCTGGCAAAGGCGATGAACTGCAGAGTCATCGCGACCGCCGGAACGTCCGCAAAGTGCGAGACCCTCAAAAATCTCGGCGCTGATGTCTGCCTAAACTACAGCGAATCCACCCTGACAGAGCAATGTCAGGCGCAAGGCGTCATGGGCGAGGTCGACGTGGTGCTCGACATGGTTGGCGGGGACTTTGAGCAATTCAATCTCGAGTGCCTAGCCGTTGACGGTCGTATTGCCTGTATCGGCCTCATGCGCGGCGGCCAATCCACGATAGACCTCACTCAATTGCTGATGAAGCGTGCAACGCTTACGGGCAGCACGTTACGCAGGCTGACGCCGTCAGAAAAAGCGCGATGCTTTGAGGAAGTTAACGCCCATATGATGCCGCTCGTTGCCACTGGCGCCATGAGTCCACTTGTCGACCGATCCTTCGATCTGGCTCAAGCTTTGGAAGCGCAAACCTACATGGCTTCGGGCAGTCACGCAGGCAAACTCTTGCTCAAATGCGGCTAG
- a CDS encoding glucose/sorbosone dehydrogenase (PFAM: Glucose / Sorbosone dehydrogenase) has protein sequence MLLRSLKTSAYILSAALFCQAAQADIEIQTIAEGFDTPWSIAELPNSEGFLVTERPGGLHRVSSSGETEAISGVPAVFAKRQGGLFDVVLHPDFETNNALFLAYAAGSEESNRTTVARAKLDGNALTDLKVIFEVTPNKKGGGHFGGRMAFLADGTLLLSVGEGYILREDAQKKESQLGKLLRMTEMGEAPTDNPFSDAPYVYSYGHRNPQGLIVDAPTQTIWMTEHGPKGGDELNKITAGRNYGWPAITYGVDYSGAIISPFTEAPGMEQPVTYWVPSIATSGLALYTSDAMPDLKGQLLVGGLKAKKVVAVDVSGTEASVSEPFPELEGRIRDVRALTDGSIAVIDEAAGKIVRISAGAD, from the coding sequence ATGCTTCTTCGCTCGCTCAAAACGTCGGCTTATATCCTTTCTGCAGCACTTTTTTGTCAGGCGGCACAGGCTGATATCGAGATACAAACGATTGCTGAGGGCTTTGACACCCCTTGGTCAATCGCTGAACTTCCCAACAGCGAAGGCTTTCTGGTTACGGAGCGACCCGGAGGTCTGCACCGCGTATCAAGCTCAGGAGAAACCGAAGCGATTAGTGGTGTACCCGCAGTCTTTGCCAAACGACAGGGGGGGTTGTTCGACGTCGTCCTGCACCCTGATTTCGAAACGAACAATGCTCTATTCCTCGCTTATGCAGCAGGCTCGGAGGAGAGCAATCGAACTACCGTGGCTAGAGCTAAGTTAGACGGCAACGCGCTAACCGATCTAAAGGTCATCTTTGAAGTAACCCCCAATAAGAAGGGCGGTGGTCACTTTGGCGGCCGTATGGCGTTTCTCGCAGACGGGACGCTTTTGCTATCCGTGGGCGAGGGCTACATTCTCAGAGAAGATGCGCAGAAAAAAGAGAGTCAGCTAGGAAAGCTACTCCGCATGACTGAAATGGGCGAAGCACCTACAGATAACCCTTTTTCTGATGCACCTTACGTTTACAGTTACGGGCATAGAAACCCACAGGGACTGATTGTTGATGCGCCAACGCAGACCATTTGGATGACTGAGCACGGCCCCAAAGGGGGTGACGAGCTCAATAAAATTACCGCGGGCAGAAACTATGGTTGGCCTGCGATTACCTATGGTGTCGATTACTCAGGCGCAATCATCTCGCCATTCACCGAGGCGCCCGGTATGGAGCAACCCGTAACCTATTGGGTACCCAGCATCGCCACCTCAGGCTTGGCTCTATATACCAGTGATGCCATGCCTGATCTAAAAGGGCAGCTGCTGGTAGGTGGTCTGAAAGCCAAAAAAGTGGTCGCCGTCGACGTGTCGGGAACGGAGGCAAGTGTTAGCGAGCCATTCCCCGAGCTCGAGGGAAGAATCCGTGACGTGCGGGCACTTACAGACGGCTCTATCGCTGTTATTGATGAAGCGGCTGGCAAAATCGTTCGCATCAGCGCAGGTGCAGACTAA